The following proteins come from a genomic window of Dreissena polymorpha isolate Duluth1 chromosome 1, UMN_Dpol_1.0, whole genome shotgun sequence:
- the LOC127837008 gene encoding craniofacial development protein 2-like: MLATETTTREQATNGAGSEAEQATGLMKDGDQSRKDVPTPIAILVTPKRWIRVGCWNVRTLYQTRKLAQVVSELNRNNLTLMGVTEARWTDSGKQKVSSGEVIIWSGRTDNDHREGVVVIISKSKANTVLQWKPVNEHLLYVRMNSKYVKLSVVVGYALIDDAGGEDKDAFYDALQSV, translated from the coding sequence ATGCTTGCTACGGAAACGACAACAAGGGAACAAGCTACAAACGGCGCTGGGAGTGAAGCAGAACAGGCAACTGGACTTATGAAGGATGGGGATCAAAGCCGCAAGGACGTCCCCACCCCGATAGCGATACTCGTGACGCCAAAGCGATGGATCAGAGTTGGATGTTGGAACGTGCGAACACTCTACCAGACTCGAAAGCTAGCGCAAGTGGTGAGTGAGCTGAACCGAAACAACCTGACCCTTATGGGAGTAACAGAAGCAAGATGGACTGACTCTGGCAAGCAGAAGGTAAGTTCCGGAGAAGTCATAATCTGGTCAGGAAGAACTGACAACGACCACCGGGAAGGAGTTGTCGTCATCATCAGCAAGAGCAAGGCCAACACCGTGCTACAGTGGAAACCTGTGAACGAGCACCTGCTGTACGTCAGGATGAACTCCAAGTACGTCAAGCTGTCTGTTGTTGTAGGCTACGCACTAATAGACGATGCGGGAGGAGAGGACAAGGATGCATTCTATGATGCCCTTCAAAGTGTTTAA